A window of the Ogataea parapolymorpha DL-1 chromosome V, whole genome shotgun sequence genome harbors these coding sequences:
- a CDS encoding tRNA (guanine(26)-N(2))-dimethyltransferase, mitochondrial, producing the protein MNPQIDTSKYKVLTEGSASVLFPPDQVFYNPVQQYNRDLSSLAIRAFSEIYYEEKLARKRKHDKESPDLKDSEPQPYLRILEALSATGLRAIRYGKEIPLVSKVVANDLSKDAVNAINLNIEYNKIQDKVEANEGDAIRVMADSKDQFHVVDLDPYGTAAPFVDSALNSLKDGGLLLVTCTDLGVLAGAGYPEKCFALYGGSPLHGDVTHESALRLVLHMISTTAAKYKKWIEPQLCLSIDFYVRLFIRVRTSPIKVKELASNQMICYKCSGCYAIYNQPLGRWTENPNATAKQNSKKYGLSKGPPVGPECTFCGFTNHLCGPMWRGPLHNPAFIDRVLGLEESADESIFKTRPRIKGMLTMAKNELVDVPFHIKTTTVSAILKGPSPSLDTFAAALSNLGYRVSLCHSTPGAIKTDAPYEVIWYVGKLWTEKNGVTADKLNPNTAGHRIMTDNSIGKNIDLASLNKEKKVDDITWLFQPNGESKKLKELRKIKIVRYQENPTANWGPKARPH; encoded by the coding sequence ATGAACCCCCAAATAGACACTTCAAAGTATAAGGTCCTCACTGAGGGCTCTGCATCTGTTCTTTTCCCACCAGACCAGGTCTTTTACAATCCTGTTCAGCAGTATAACAGAGACCTGAGCTCGCTAGCTATTCGCGCATTCTCTGAGATATATTACGAAGAAAAGCTTGCAAGAAAGCGCAAGCATGACAAAGAGTCTCCTGATTTAAAAGATTCCGAGCCGCAGCCGTACTTGAGAATTTTGGAAGCACTCTCTGCTACAGGTCTTCGGGCTATTCGGTATGGTAAAGAGATTCCACTCGTTTCTAAGGTGGTAGCAAACGATCTTTCTAAAGATGCTGTCAACGCCATTAATCTAAACATTGAATATAACAAAATACAGGACAAAGTGGAGGCCAATGAGGGAGACGCTATCCGGGTGATGGCTGATTCAAAGGACCAATTCCATGTTGTTGATCTGGATCCCTATGGAACTGCAGCTCCCTTTGTCGACTCGGCTTTAAATTCACTCAAGGACGGGGGCCTTTTGCTGGTCACTTGCACGGATCTTGGTGTGCTagctggagctggctaTCCAGAGAAATGTTTTGCATTATACGGAGGAAGTCCATTGCACGGAGACGTTACTCATGAATCCGCTCTTAGACTCGTCTTGCATATGATCTCAACGACTGCTGCCAAATACAAAAAATGGATCGAGCCGCAGCTCTGTTTATCCATTGACTTTTACGTCCGTCTGTTCATACGGGTTAGAACGTCCCCTATCAAGGTTAAAGAGCTCGCGTCCAATCAAATGATATGCTATAAATGCTCTGGATGCTACGCTATTTACAATCAGCCTCTCGGGCGATGGACGGAGAATCCAAATGCAACAGCAAAACAAAATAGTAAGAAGTACGGCCTGAGTAAAGGGCCGCCTGTTGGTCCAGAGTGCACATTCTGCGGCTTTACAAATCACCTTTGTGGTCCAATGTGGAGAGGACCTCTGCACAATCCCGCATTTATTGACCGCGTTCTTGGCCTGGAAGAGTCGGCAGATGAGTCTATATTCAAGACTCGGCCTAGAATCAAGGGTATGCTGACCATGGCCAAGAATGAGCTAGTGGACGTTCCTTTCCATATCAAGACAACGacagtttctgcaattCTGAAAGGACCAAGTCCATCGCTTGATACATTTGCGGCTGCACTGTCAAATCTTGGATACCGGGTCTCGCTCTGCCATTCGACCCCCGGTGCAATTAAGACTGACGCCCCGTATGAGGTTATCTGGTATGTCGGTAAGCTGTGGACAGAGAAGAATGGAGTGACGGCCGACAAATTGAACCCAAACACTGCAGGACACAGAATCATGACTGACAACTCAATTGGCAAAAACATTGATCTTGCCTCTCTaaacaaggagaagaaagtCGACGATATAACCTGGTTGTTCCAGCCCAACGGGGAAagcaagaagttgaaggaaTTGCGGAAGATAAAGATTGTCAGATACCAGGAAAACCCAACGGCCAATTGGGGTCCTAAAGCCAGACCTCATTAA
- a CDS encoding Cleavage factor two protein 2, protein MFEFVSLAPPKQIAEAVEEPDEDSYDPFEDQEVKDEDEDDKKVLQLEQLKNTSKTQARLLTFDGQLNILADPGWDGVSDISYLEPHIPNIHLIILSQTTTEYLGAFAYLLYKYPILRKVKTYATLPVSKLGRLATIELYRSAGLVGPLKGAVLDVEDVENYFNSIITVNYSQSVSLTGNLSGITITAYNSGHTLGGSFWLLNKDAEKIVYAPTWNHSKDYFLKPGRLNLPNLLRATTLISGSDLGSSLSHKMRISKFMELVKLTLMNGTSILLPTSVTGRLLELLPLLDQNVPVDINFYLLSFTGKKSLEFSGNMLEWMSPDITKNWENQNQTPFESNRLKLISLRDLASLDHRPKIIFVDGTDLNEGSLSRDCFIELCSKHNTALIMTERPEVNTTAYDVYKEWESKVKNDNNLKDGALTILEKQMSLSATREEKLRGSELNAYKKSVEERRQRRKEQEVQERLNNDLLDTLIGEDEDDDDDDSEFSDGEDAGADAENGENGEVKTTTTSTALTQSTHSAKDEEEHITVDQILQMPMDFDVRNAKGRNRMFPFIVKKVSVDDYGEVIRHSDFMREEEKFPLNKPTYEEEVEEVVEEYLENGKKKRRTVKRPVKKIRKATVVEQVKEKDTVYNLDALADPKVRSIKPISVEIRCGLAFVDLSGLADLRSMRITFNSVKPRKVILLPNTTQAYMGGALDVMDAVMAQQKSKMLAIYQADDASGILGTDYILSKFNEKIDLGNVVTSYDLVISNELNNTLNWQAITGGYSIAHVYGEVVPVAPGDKHLKLVPPTNTNLMPVSNSISIGDIKLAELRRKLTELNHAVEFRGDGTLVVNNQLAVRKVTDGNLVIDGAMGQLFYQVRSLVQDMLAYV, encoded by the coding sequence ATGTTTGAGTTTGTGTCATTGGCACCGCCAAAACAAATTGCCGAGGCTGTGGAGGAGCCCGACGAAGATTCATACGACCCCTTTGAAGATCAGGAGGTGAAggatgaggacgaggacgacaagaAAGTTTTGCAGCTTGAacagctgaaaaacacctcCAAGACACAAGCCAGACTTCTCACTTTTGACGGCCAACTAAATATCCTGGCCGACCCTGGATGGGATGGAGTGAGCGATATATCGTATCTGGAGCCGCACATCCCCAACATCCATCTAATCATTCTTTCGCAAACGACCACCGAGTACCTCGGAGCCTTTGCGTATCTTCTGTACAAATACCCGATTCTTCGCAAAGTGAAGACCTACGCGACGCTTCCTGTTTCCAAACTCGGACGATTGGCAACCATAGAGCTTTATAGATCGGCTGGGCTCGTTGGCCCGCTGAAGGGGGCCGTTTTAGACGTGGAAGACGTGGAAAACTACTTCAACTCCATCATCACAGTCAACTACTCCCAATCCGTGTCTCTGACGGGCAACTTGTCGGGAATTACAATCACAGCGTACAATTCTGGTCACACATTAGGTGGATCGTTCtggctgctcaacaaggacgcTGAGAAGATTGTCTACGCTCCTACATGGAACCACTCCAAAGACTACTTTCTGAAACCGGGCCGCTTGAACTTGCCAAACCTTCTCCGTGCCACCACTCTGATCAGCGGGTCTGATTTAGGGTCCTCATTGTCGCACAAGATGCGAATCAGCAAGTTCATGGAGCTCGTAAAACTCACGTTGATGAACGGGACGTCCATTTTGCTCCCGACCTCTGTCACCGGCAGAttgctggagctgcttCCTTTGCTCGACCAGAATGTGCCGGTAGATATCAATTTCTACCTTCTCTCTTTCACAGGCAAGAAATCGCTCGAATTCTCCGGCAACATGCTGGAGTGGATGTCGCCGGATATTACTAAGAACTGGGAGAACCAGAACCAAACGCCGTTCGAGTCGAACAGACTGAAACTCATTTCATTGCGGGATCTTGCCTCGCTTGACCACAGGCCAAAGATCATCTTTGTGGACGGCACAGATCTGAACGAAGGGTCTCTTTCCAGAGATTGTTTTATAGAGCTTTGTTCCAAGCACAACACTGCGCTGATCATGACTGAGAGGCCGGAAGTGAACACCACAGCATACGATGTGTACAAAGAATGGGAGAGCAAAGTGAAAAACGATAATAATCTGAAAGACGGCGCACTGACCATTCTTGAGAAACAAATGTCTCTTTCGGCAACGAGGGAGGAAAAACTGCGTGGTTCGGAACTGAATGCCTACAAAAAGAGCGTTGAGGAGCGTAGGCAGCGCCgcaaggagcaggaggtgcAAGAAAGACTGAACAACGACCTGCTGGACACGCTGATCGgcgaagacgaagacgacgatgacgacgattCGGAATTTTCTGACGGAGAAGACGCTGGAGCCGACGCCGAGAATGGAGAGAACGGCGAAGTCAAGACCACAACAACGTCCACCGCGCTGACTCAGTCTACACATTCAGCAaaggacgaagaggagcaTATCACTGTGGACCAAATTTTGCAGATGCCTATGGACTTTGACGTGCGGAATGCTAAGGGGAGAAACAGGATGTTTCCCTTCATTGTCAAAAAAGTCTCCGTCGACGACTACGGAGAAGTGATCAGACACAGTGACTTCATGAGAGAAGAGGAAAAGTTTCCACTCAACAAGCCAACTTACGAAGAagaggtggaggaagttgTGGAGGAATATTTGGAGAACgggaagaaaaaaagacGGACGGTGAAAAGGCCCgttaaaaaaattagaaAAGCAACTGTTGTTGAACAGGTGAAGGAAAAAGACACCGTCTACAACCTGGACGCACTAGCGGATCCGAAAGTGCGCAGCATCAAACCCATTTCTGTGGAAATCAGGTGTGGTCTCGCGTTTGTGGATCTGTCTGGATTGGCGGATCTGAGATCCATGAGAATCACCTTCAACTCAGTGAAGCCTCGTAAGGTCATCTTGCTTCCGAACACCACACAGGCCTATATGGGTGGCGCGTTGGACGTGATGGACGCCGTCATGGCTCAGCAGAAATCCAAGATGCTGGCTATTTACCAGGCCGACGACGCGTCCGGCATTCTAGGCACAGATTACATTCTTTCCAAGTTCaacgaaaaaatcgacCTTGGCAACGTCGTCACTTCATATGACCTCGTCATCtccaacgagctcaacaacacgCTCAATTGGCAGGCAATCACCGGCGGATACTCGATCGCGCACGTTTACGGAGAAGTGGTGCCAGTGGCGCCTGGAGACAAGCATCTGAAGCTCGTCCCACCTACAAACACAAATTTAATGCCTGTGTCCAACTCTATCAGTATCGGAGATATCAAATTAGCAGAGCTGCGTCGCAAGCTTACGGAGCTCAACCATGCAGTCGAGTTCCGAGGGGACGGTACGCTCGTGGTGAACAACCAACTTGCCGTCAGAAAAGTCACCGACGGTAACCTCGTGATTGACGGAGCGATGGGCCAACTTTTCTACCAGGTCCGCAGCCTCGTCCAGGATATGCTGGCGTACGTTTGA
- a CDS encoding Calcium/calmodulin-dependent protein kinase, producing MDVLGAGSFGYVRRAVDQQSGQEVAIKVMSKKALGERISMVENEVALLKVLDHPNVVRFIDYYESPSSFYLVTELATGGELFDRIVEKVVFTEKDAKAIVLQLVRALHYLHENNIVHRDIKPENILYRTQDPDSGIVLADFGIAKKLSRSEPYIRDHAGSFLYAAPETYTHEMYGYKADIWSLGVVCYILMCGYSPYDANTVDDFLRVVEEPLNFDDRSWDNVSEEAKEFVLCCLDTRQETRFPAWRLLQHPWLTSDTQKDVDLISNLRDGYSAKKKLKAVIHMVLIRNRFQQLRSLTGEEEFELAEPYLSDPDKSRLLGDAFRNLVYAAKDNKEKVIRYQMDDAGR from the coding sequence TTGGATGTGTTGGGTGCTGGGTCCTTTGGGTACGTGAGACGGGCTGTTGATCAGCAGTCTGGACAGGAGGTGGCCATCAAGGTGATGAGCAAGAAGGCATTGGGAGAGCGCATTTCCATGGTAGAGAACGAGGTTGCCTTGTTGAAGGTGCTTGATCATCCAAACGTGGTGCGGTTTATAGACTACTATGAATCTCCAAGCTCGTTTTATCTCGTTACAGAGCTTGCTACAGGTGGGGAGCTTTTTGATCGGATAGTGGAGAAGGTTGTCTTTACAGAAAAAGACGCCAAAGCCATTGTGTTGCAGCTTGTTAGGGCCCTTCATTACCTTCACGAAAACAACATTGTGCATCGCGACATCAAGCCCGAGAACATTCTGTACAGGACCCAGGACCCTGACAGCGGTATTGTTTTGGCGGATTTCGGGATAGCTAAAAAGCTCAGCCGTTCGGAGCCGTATATACGCGACCACGCCGGTTCTTTTCTATACGCGGCGCCTGAAACATACACGCACGAAATGTACGGCTACAAAGCAGATATATGGTCACTGGGGGTGGTATGCTATATATTGATGTGCGGCTATAGTCCGTACGATGCAAACACTGTTGACGATTTTCTGCGggtggtggaggagccaTTGAATTTTGACGACAGAAGCTGGGACAATGTGAGCGAAGAAGCCAAGGAGTTTGTCCTCTGTTGTCTCGACACGCGCCAGGAAACACgatttccagcttggcgaCTGCTGCAACATCCGTGGCTGACGAGCGACACACAGAAAGACGTCGATCTGATTTCGAACCTCCGGGACGGCTACTctgccaagaagaagctgaaggcTGTGATCCACATGGTGCTAATCCGGAACAGGTTCCAACAGTTGCGAAGTCTGACCGGCGAGGAAGAATTCGAGCTGGCAGAGCCGTATCTATCAGACCCTGACAAATCGCGATTGCTGGGCGATGCGTTCCGCAACCTTGTATATGCCGCCAAGGACAACAAGGAGAAGGTCATCAGGTACCAAATGGACGACGCAGGCCGATGA
- a CDS encoding NADH dehydrogenase (ubiquinone) 1 alpha subcomplex 8 yields the protein MSSTNTFDSISTSRVTDKFRDTQYVLENAPLPKEIPHVKEIGATTGPLVSASFFIGDRCKDYNDDFMKCHQENGKNGTINCLTEGRRVTRCAASVIRDLNTHCKKEFELHFQCLNYSNMELKNCRKAESLLNNCVFKNLNLQKRIPDDGNREVFKPGNQIYEPLSPHPASERAYRQATQG from the coding sequence ATGTCGTCAACTAACACTTTCGACTCCATTTCCACGTCTAGGGTCACAGACAAGTTCAGAGACACTCAGTAcgtgctggaaaatgcccCTCTCCCAAAGGAAATCCCCCACGTGAAGGAAATAGGAGCCACCACTGGACCTCTGGTCAGTGcctcgtttttcatcgGCGACAGATGCAAAGACTACAACGACGACTTTATGAAGTGCCACCAGGAAAATGGCAAGAACGGTACCATCAACTGCTTGACGGAGGGCCGCAGAGTGACGAGATGCGCGGCCAGCGTGATCCGCGATCTGAATACCCATTGCAAGAAGGAATTCGAGCTGCACTTCCAATGTTTGAACTATTCCAACatggagctcaagaactGCAGAAAAGCCGAgtcgctgctcaacaatTGCgtgttcaagaacctgaACCTGCAGAAACGTATTCCGGACGACGGAAATAGAGAGGTGTTCAAGCCAGGCAACCAGATTTACGAGCCGTTGTCGCCGCATCCTGCGAGCGAACGTGCATACCGCCAGGCCACTCAAGGCTGA
- a CDS encoding Nucleoporin, essential subunit of the nuclear pore complex (NPC), translating into MSGFSFGGQSSAPSGGFSFGNNNASTNTNTGNTGGGFSFGNNASTGFGNTGGFSLGGNTTQNASTQNASSGTTGSTGNTGFMFGNTANTNTGTAAPSTQGNLFGNTNSSGTGQSLFGNNSKAQSTTGSNLFSANNQSGTTGGGFSFGANTGSNTATTGGTSLFGGNSQPAQQTQNTQPAQSQPAFNSQPSFAWSTQQSQQQSLHPMVVEAQKVNQQQNQQQNGYTPTIADQLTKVKNSWDANSNQCLMKTFVYNKVPQEYNNYERPADESAEDWENAMKLRPRGYNTLPVRIKGFEDLLNRSNLQIEHIRKSRILLNNINSNLVNLGDKHDLDSLNRLTRCKIKQKQLDLKLLRIAINLTVLKYKGYQLTNDEEKLISQFKELVKLVDDPIGLNRSNELWARLSNLKQRLINLNISLDNIDASMAVATNSTVSKSHVSNDEQVISKLVSILSKQQQGIQFLYDLIENDKEVVNKLAK; encoded by the coding sequence ATGTCTGGATTCAGTTTTGGAGGACAGTCTTCGGCGCCGAGCGGCGGGTTCTCATTTGGAAATAACAACGCCAGCACGAACACCAACACGGGTAACACCGGCGGCGGGTTTTCGTTCGGAAACAATGCGTCGACTGGGTTTGGCAACACGGGTGGTTTTTCATTAGGTGGAAACACCACGCAAAACGCTTCCACGCAGAACGCTTCCTCGGGGACCACAGGCTCCACGGGAAACACAGGTTTTATGTTTGGGAACACTGCCAACACCAACACCGGCACCGCAGCGCCAAGCACACAAGGCAATCTTTTTGGTAACACCAACAGCTCTGGCACAGGCCAGAGCTTATTTGgcaacaacagcaaagCACAGTCCACAACAGGATCGAATCTCTTTAGCGCAAATAACCAAAGCGGAACGACTGGTGGCGGATTTTCGTTTGGAGCCAACACCGGGTCCAATACGGCCACCACTGGAGGTACTTCCTTGTTTGGTGGTAATTCTCAGCCTGCTCAACAGACTCAGAACACGCAGCCCGCACAGAGCCAGCCCGCTTTTAATTCCCAGCCGTCCTTTGCATGGTCGACTCAGCAATCGCAGCAGCAAAGTTTGCATCCGATGGTTGTTGAGGCACAGAAAGtcaaccagcagcaaaatcaacagCAGAACGGGTACACGCCGACAATTGCAGACCAGCTCACCAAAGTGAAGAACTCATGGGATGCAAACTCAAATCAATGTCTGATGAAGACGTTTGTGTACAACAAGGTGCCGCAGGAGTATAACAACTACGAGCGGCCTGCCGACGAGTCTGCTGAGGACTGGGAGAACGCGATGAAATTGCGTCCGCGCGGCTACAACACGCTGCCAGTTAGAATCAAGGGATTTGAGGACTTACTGAACAGATCCAATTTACAAATAGAACATATTCGCAAGTCGAGGATTCTTCTCAATAACATCAACTCGAACCTGGTGAATCTTGGCGACAAACATGATTTGGACTCATTGAACAGACTGACACGGTGCAAGatcaagcagaaacagctggatctCAAACTGCTGAGAATTGCCATCAATCTGACGGTGCTAAAATATAAAGGCTACCAGCTAACCAATGACGAAGAAAAATTAATATCGCAGTTTaaagagctggtcaagtTAGTGGACGACCCAATAGGTCTGAACAGATCAAATGAGCTGTGGGCCAGACTCAGCAACTTGAAGCAGAGACTCATCAACCTGAACATCAGCTTGGACAACATTGATGCGTCGATGGCGGTTGCTACCAACAGTACTGTGTCGAAGTCGCATGTTTCGAACGACGAGCAGGTGATCAGCAAGCTTGTCAGCATTCTTTCCAAGCAGCAACAGGGCATACAATTCCTGTATGACTTAATTGAGAACGATAAGGAGGTGGTCAACAAGCTGGCTAAATAG
- a CDS encoding Protein transport protein SEC22, with the protein MESTLIYRLSDGLPLSGSIDDEKNPSLAELKKKCKLIILKLNPQTSEPRASIDSGSHTLHYLIVDTIIYVCITTSSFPKKLVFSYLAEISNEFSHVYASELSRPDLKPYQFIQFDSFISKTKKIYGDSRAQSNLDKLNTELVDVKMIMNKNIEDLLYRGDSLDKLQDLSANLKNQSQKYKKYAEKINFQLLLKQYAPVVLISLFILFILYRIIF; encoded by the exons ATGGAATCAACACTAATTTACCGGCTTTCTGATG GTTTACCACTTTCAGGTTCTATagacgacgagaaaaacCCCAGCTTggcagagctcaagaaaaagtGCAAATTGATCATTTTAAAGCTTAACCCGCAGACTTCAGAGCCCAGAGCATCCATTGACTCAGGAAGCCACACATTGCACTATTTGATCGTCGACACCATTATCTATGTGTGTATTACCACCAGCAGTTTCCCAAAAAAGCTTGTGTTTTCGTATCTTGCCGAGATATCTAACGAGTTCAGTCACGTGTACGCTAGCGAGCTGTCCAGACCCGACTTGAAGCCGTACCAATTTATCCAGTTTGACTCATTTATCAGcaagacgaagaagatcTACGGTGACTCCAGAGCGCAGTCCAACCTGGACAAACTTAATACGGAGCTGGTCGACGTGAAAATGATTATgaacaaaaatattgagGATTTACTCTACAGGGGCGACTCGCTGGACAAACTCCAGGATCTTTCCGCCAATTTGAAGAACCAGTCCCAGAAATACAAGAAATATGCcgaaaaaatcaatttccagctcttgCTCAAACAATATGCGCCCGTGGTGCTGATCTCGCTCTTCATTCTCTTCATTCTCTACAGAATTATATTTTGA
- a CDS encoding Pre-mRNA-splicing factor ATP-dependent RNA helicase prp16, whose translation MDGKRRKPQLDLHFSDEEEDLGERSLPKKPKVTFKKITKADATRLKERESRQDEQEDPLGEVELPKGPTKITQSTQEPSLASMAAQEREMMADSSPAAEIEEESDVENDREWYTQDETVSHPIMEYEDYDLMEHEIRPTFKRRAVDSPVSRSRFDEEGAPDIDLVVHRLTPPFLDSATIMTKKLEVIDTVRDKTGDLYKYSKLGSTLVNERRANKDRKKGAKDAASMNNSRLGKILGGKENATEDSEPKEGGKFLDQHTYGRQAILQQRKRLPAYQARSELMKVIAENQVIVVIGETGSGKTTQIPQFLYDEGYCKYGGLIGVTQPRRVAALSVSKRVSEEMGVKLGKEVGYSIRFEDRTSSNTRIKFMTDGILLREALVDPELDKYSCIVMDEAHERSLNTDILLGLFKRILTRRRDLKLIITSATMNAFKFSRFFGNAEQFTIPGRTYPVDVMFSAIAVQDYVASAVKQIIRVHLRSEPGDILCFMTGQEDIETTCEELEKQLVDLMKSDDTLQPLEILPIYSTLPADLQAKIFRKSKFRKCVVATNIAETSLTVDGIRFVVDTGLMKLKVYNPKLGMDTLQITPISLAQANQRSGRAGRTGPGLCYRLYTQYAATNEMFAEPIPEIQRTNLSNTILLLKYLQVEDLSKFPFLDRPPIETINTAQYDLWCLGALDNFGRLTALGKKMSNFPIDPALSRLLIISSFKQFQCSKEVIPIVAMLSIPPIFVRPMHDAALQRRSDSIREKFQVAESDHLTLVNIFNLFKSNGCKESWCAKNFLQYKSLRRAIEIHSQLSQIMKSQKLAILSNPDWDVIRKCLCASFFHQAAQFKKHGEYVNLRTGLQMKLHPTASLYGMGDLPKYVIYHELLLTGREYMNYVTAVDGEWLCEFGEIFYAVKEKGITSRENQARKERDFARLIEEQRKLIS comes from the coding sequence ATGGACGGAAAACGACGCAAGCCGCAGCTGGATCTGCATTTTtcggacgaggaggaggatcTGGGAGAGCGAAGTTTACCCAAGAAGCCAAAAGTgactttcaaaaaaatcacgAAAGCAGATGCGACTCGATTAAAGGAACGTGAAAGCAGGCaggacgagcaggaggacCCTCTTGGAGAGGTGGAGCTGCCAAAAGGGCCCACAAAAATAACACAGTCAACTCAAGAACCATCTCTAGCAAGCATGGCTGCTCAAGAACGCGAAATGATGGCCGACtcgtctccagcagctgagaTAGAGGAAGAGTCTGATGTTGAGAACGATCGCGAGTGGTATACCCAAGATGAGACAGTTTCGCACCCTATTATGGAATACGAGGACTACGATCTGATGGAACACGAGATAAGGCCTACTTTCAAGCGCAGAGCCGTTGATTCTCCGGTGAGCCGTTCTCGATTCGACGAAGAAGGGGCTCCGGACAttgatcttgtcgtccaTCGTCTAACGCCTCCGTTCCTAGACTCTGCAACTATCATGACTAAAAAACTAGAAGTCATCGACACTGTTCGAGACAAAACAGGAGACTTGTACAAGTATAGCAAATTGGGATCTACGCTAGTCAATGAGCGGCGTGCCAACAAAGATAGGAAAAAAGGTGCCAAAGATGCTGCAAGCATGAACAACTCTCGTCTGGGAAAGATTTTGGGCGGAAAGGAAAACGCTACGGAAGATTCAGAGCCCAAAGAAGGTGGTAAATTTCTAGACCAGCACACATACGGCCGTCAAGCAATATTgcaacagagaaaaagacTACCAGCATATCAGGCCCGTTCCGAGCTGATGAAGGTGATTGCCGAGAACCAGGTTATTGTGGTGATTGGAGAAActggatctggaaaaacgaCACAGATTCCCCAATTTCTGTACGACGAAGGCTACTGTAAGTACGGCGGACTCATTGGCGTCACACAGCCTCGACGGGTGGCTGCGCTTTCGGTCTCAAAAAGGGTGAGCGAGGAGATGGGGGTGAAGTTAGGAAAAGAGGTTGGATATTCGATCCGGTTCGAGGACCGCACCTCTTCTAACACACGCATTAAGTTTATGACCGATGGTATCTTGCTTCGTGAAGCACTGGTGGATCCTGAGCTCGACAAATATTCCTGCATTGTGATGGACGAAGCTCATGAACGGTCGTTAAACACTGATATACTGCTTGGTCTGTTTAAGCGAATACTCACTCGCCGCAGAGATCTCAAATTAATCATTACCTCGGCCACGATGAATGCTTTCaaattttccagatttTTTGGTAATGCAGAGCAGTTCACCATTCCAGGCAGAACGTATCCTGTTGATGTGATGTTTTCGGCTATTGCGGTACAGGACTACGTTGCGAGTGCCGTGAAACAGATAATCAGAGTGCACCTCCGTAGCGAACCTGGTGATATCTTATGTTTCATGACTGGTCAGGAGGATATCGAGACCACCTGcgaggagctcgaaaaacagcttgtGGATCTTATGAAGTCCGATGATACTCTCCAGCCGCTGGAGATCTTGCCCATATACTCCACTCTACCGGCCGATCTACAGGCAAAAATCTtcagaaaatcaaaattcAGAAAATGcgtggtggccaccaacaTTGCCGAAACGTCGTTGACTGTTGACGGTATACGGTTTGTTGTGGACACAGGGctgatgaaattgaaggTGTACAACCCGAAGTTAGGCATGGATACGCTGCAAATTACGCCAATATCACTGGCACAGGCGAACCAGAGgtctggaagagctggtaGAACGGGCCCGGGACTGTGCTACCGGCTCTACACTCAGTATGCAGCTACAAACGAGATGTTTGCTGAGCCGATTCCCGAGATACAGCGCACCAATTTGAGCAATACCATCCTTCTACTCAAGTATTTGCAGGTGGAAGATTTGTCAAAATTCCCATTCCTGGATAGGCCTCCAATTGAGACCATAAACACCGCCCAGTACGATCTTTGGTGTCTGGGAGCCCTGGACAACTTTGGAAGGCTGACTGCATTGGGAAAAAAGATGTCAAACTTTCCAATCGATCCGGCTCTCTCCAGACTCCTGATTATTTCATCGTTTAAACAATTCCAATGCTCTAAAGAAGTGATTCCCATTGTGGCCATGCTTTCGATTCCACCTATATTTGTGAGACCTATGCATGATGCCGCATTGCAGAGACGTTCAGATTCTATCCGTGAGAAGTTTCAGGTTGCCGAAAGCGACCATTTGACGTTGGTCAATATTTTTAACTTGTTCAAGTCAAATGGTTGCAAAGAAAGCTGGTGTGCCAAAAATTTCCTCCAGTATAAGTCGCTCCGACGCGCAATCGAAATTCATTCACAGTTGAGCCAGATCATGAAATCACAGAAACTGGCCATTCTAAGCAATCCCGACTGGGATGTGATCAGGAAGTGTTTATGTGCTTCGTTTTTTCACCAAGCAGCTCAGTTCAAGAAGCATGGTGAGTACGTCAATTTGCGGACCGGACTGCAGATGAAGCTGCACCCGACGGCTTCTCTTTACGGAATGGGGGACTTGCCCAAATACGTCATTTACCATGAGCTCTTATTAACCGGTCGCGAATACATGAACTACGTAACGGCAGTTGATGGAGAGTGGTTGTGCGAATTCGGCGAGATTTTTTATGCTGTTAAAGAGAAAGGCATCACATCCAGAGAAAATCAGGCCCGCAAGGAGCGTGATTTCGCAAGGCTCATCGAGGAGCAACGCAAACTCATTTCGTGA